A window from Salvia miltiorrhiza cultivar Shanhuang (shh) chromosome 2, IMPLAD_Smil_shh, whole genome shotgun sequence encodes these proteins:
- the LOC131012371 gene encoding uncharacterized protein LOC131012371, with product MEASQEHTQQASNVPPNANPNGEEEPQSQSHTEATVTTGKKRKTSERKTSEQRSTRWADYTVVEVEVGDPPILKKKAKCNRCGALIAADSSKNGTTGLKNHTEVCKRKHEASGGQAKLNYQPVPGDGSGVLSTWKFNQKESRLAMCDIFNVQE from the coding sequence ATGGAAGCTTCACAGGAACATACTCAACAAGCTTCAAATGTCCCTCCAAATGCAAATCCAAATGGAGAAGAAGAACCTCAATCTCAGTCACATACAGAAGCTACTGTTACTACAGGAAAGAAGAGGAAAACTTCTGAGAGAAAAACTTCTGAGCAAAGATCTACTCGTTGGGCAGACTACACCGTGGTCGAGGTTGAAGTAGGGGATCCTcccattttaaagaagaaagcaAAATGCAACCGATGCGGCGCCTTAATTGCAGCTGATTCGTCTAAAAACGGCACCACTGGTTTGAAAAATCATACAGAGGTTTGTAAGAGAAAGCATGAGGCATCAGGTGGTCAAGCAAAGTTGAATTATCAACCTGTTCCCGGTGATGGAAGTGGGGTGTTATCAACTTGGAAGTTTAACCAAAAGGAAAGCAGGTTGGCTATGTGTGATATATTTAATGTACAAGAATAA